In the genome of Mucilaginibacter defluvii, one region contains:
- a CDS encoding efflux RND transporter periplasmic adaptor subunit: MDRKIEKKKWNAKRITTIAGIAGIVLLVSGSIYFTSGKSKLNVDTERITVSEIKKGPFQEFIPVNGVVMPKTTIYLDAVEGGRVEKLFVEDGTTMKAGQPILKLTNTDLELSLANEETSVFNVLTQMQISRDNAQQNTIGKLNQMAEVESALKEAERVFKLNKHLYEQKAIGLQEFKKSENEYLYAVNRKKLTTKILNQDSSSTKQQLTQMGESYDHMKSTLALMRKKVGDLIVRAPVDGQLTSMDAEIGQTKNKGQRLGQIDVLSGYKVRVDVDEHYISRVYNGLMGEFTLDKTYKLRIKKVFTQVTNGRFQVDMEFIGAIPKEMRRGQTLQIRLALSDETQALLVPKGGFYQQTGGNWIFKLSEGGKTAYRVDVQLGRQNPDYYEVLQGLQPGDKVVTSSYDTYGDMQELVLKN, translated from the coding sequence GTGGACAGAAAAATTGAGAAAAAGAAGTGGAATGCTAAGCGTATAACTACCATAGCCGGTATAGCAGGCATAGTGCTGCTGGTTAGCGGTAGCATCTATTTTACATCGGGCAAAAGCAAGCTTAATGTTGATACCGAGCGTATCACTGTAAGCGAGATAAAGAAGGGCCCTTTCCAGGAATTTATACCGGTTAACGGCGTGGTAATGCCTAAAACCACGATATACCTTGATGCGGTTGAAGGCGGCCGTGTAGAGAAGCTTTTTGTTGAAGACGGTACCACCATGAAAGCCGGCCAGCCGATTTTAAAGCTAACCAATACCGATCTTGAACTTAGCCTGGCCAATGAGGAAACCTCGGTATTCAACGTGCTTACCCAAATGCAAATATCACGCGATAACGCCCAACAGAATACAATCGGCAAACTGAATCAGATGGCCGAAGTTGAAAGCGCGCTAAAAGAAGCCGAGCGTGTATTTAAACTGAATAAACACCTTTACGAGCAAAAAGCCATTGGCTTGCAGGAGTTTAAAAAATCGGAGAACGAATACCTGTATGCCGTTAACCGTAAAAAGCTGACCACCAAAATTCTGAACCAGGACAGCAGCTCAACCAAACAGCAGTTAACGCAGATGGGTGAATCATACGACCACATGAAGAGCACGCTGGCGCTGATGCGTAAAAAGGTAGGCGACCTGATCGTTCGTGCACCGGTTGACGGGCAGCTCACCTCGATGGATGCCGAAATAGGGCAGACCAAAAATAAAGGGCAACGTTTGGGGCAAATCGACGTCTTATCCGGGTATAAGGTTCGGGTTGACGTGGATGAGCACTACATTTCGCGCGTGTACAATGGCCTGATGGGAGAGTTCACACTGGATAAAACCTATAAACTGCGTATTAAAAAAGTGTTTACGCAGGTTACCAATGGCCGCTTCCAGGTTGATATGGAGTTTATTGGCGCCATACCTAAAGAGATGCGCCGCGGCCAAACCTTGCAAATACGCCTGGCCCTGAGCGATGAAACACAGGCGCTGCTGGTACCTAAGGGTGGCTTTTACCAGCAAACCGGCGGCAACTGGATATTTAAGCTGAGCGAGGGTGGCAAAACGGCTTACCGCGTGGATGTGCAGCTCGGCCGCCAAAACCCGGATTATTACGAAGTACTGCAAGGCCTGCAGCCAGGCGATAAGGTGGTAACATCAAGCTATGACACTTACGGCGATATGCAGGAACTGGTATTGAAGAACTAA
- a CDS encoding sigma-54 dependent transcriptional regulator, translating to MILKKATILIVDDDPDVLTAVKLLLKTEVHEIITEKNPENLNWLLQRNQVDLVLLDMNFNSAINTGNEGIYWLRKVKEWKPNVCVIMITAYGDIDLAVRSLKEGANDFIVKPWHNEKLIDTITDLLDKKEGDKTNKPVKSKAGSTDILGDSEIMQDIFHKVNKIAPTDANILILGENGTGKDLMAKAIHERSLRANKPFVKVDVGALTDTLFESELFGHKKGAFTDAREDRPGRFEDAHGGTLFLDEIGNITLQQQAKLLTVLQNRQVTRLGTNKPIDIDIRLICATNVPLQELANENRFRKDLIYRINTVEITMPPLRKRNNDIVVLARHFAKMYASKYLKPAMDFEAAALQKLKSYNFPGNVRELQYSIERAVIMADNDTLSADDLLFSSLEAPVQQTTEGDDNIPLSAMEKNAILRVIEKHSGNITRAAKELGLTRTALYRRLSKYDI from the coding sequence ATGATATTAAAAAAGGCAACCATCCTTATCGTTGATGATGATCCGGATGTGCTTACCGCGGTAAAGCTATTGCTTAAAACCGAGGTACACGAGATTATTACCGAGAAAAACCCCGAAAACCTGAACTGGCTTTTGCAGCGCAACCAGGTTGACCTGGTATTGTTAGATATGAACTTTAACAGTGCCATCAATACCGGCAATGAGGGTATTTACTGGCTGCGCAAGGTAAAGGAATGGAAGCCCAACGTATGCGTTATCATGATTACGGCGTATGGCGATATCGATCTGGCGGTACGATCCTTAAAGGAAGGCGCCAATGATTTTATTGTAAAGCCCTGGCATAACGAAAAGCTGATCGACACCATCACTGACCTGCTGGACAAGAAAGAAGGCGACAAAACCAATAAGCCTGTAAAAAGCAAAGCCGGATCGACAGATATACTGGGCGATTCGGAAATTATGCAAGACATTTTCCATAAGGTAAATAAAATAGCCCCAACCGATGCCAATATATTGATACTGGGCGAAAACGGAACAGGTAAGGACTTAATGGCAAAGGCCATTCATGAGCGCTCGTTAAGGGCGAACAAGCCTTTTGTTAAGGTAGATGTGGGGGCACTTACCGATACGCTTTTTGAGAGCGAACTGTTTGGCCATAAAAAGGGCGCATTTACTGATGCCCGCGAAGATCGCCCGGGACGCTTTGAGGATGCGCACGGCGGCACTTTGTTTTTAGACGAAATTGGCAATATTACCCTGCAACAACAGGCCAAACTGTTAACCGTGCTGCAAAACCGGCAGGTAACCAGGCTGGGTACCAACAAACCTATTGATATTGACATCAGGTTAATTTGCGCCACTAACGTACCGCTGCAGGAACTGGCTAATGAGAACCGCTTCCGTAAGGATTTGATTTACCGTATAAACACAGTAGAGATCACCATGCCGCCATTGCGTAAACGCAATAATGATATTGTGGTACTTGCCCGGCACTTTGCCAAAATGTATGCATCCAAATACCTTAAGCCTGCAATGGACTTTGAGGCCGCAGCTTTACAAAAACTGAAATCGTACAACTTTCCGGGAAACGTGCGCGAGTTGCAGTACTCCATAGAGCGCGCGGTTATTATGGCTGATAATGATACGCTGAGTGCTGATGACCTGTTGTTTTCATCACTGGAGGCGCCTGTTCAGCAGACTACCGAAGGCGATGATAACATTCCGCTAAGCGCTATGGAAAAAAATGCCATACTCCGGGTAATTGAAAAACACAGCGGCAACATAACCCGTGCAGCCAAGGAGTTGGGTTTAACCCGTACCGCCCTGTACCGCAGATTGAGCAAGTATGATATTTAA
- a CDS encoding ABC transporter ATP-binding protein: MIKITDLEKFYRTEEVETVALNKLSLEVKKGEFVAIMGPSGCGKSTLLNIIGMLDDPDGGSYVFNGTEIAHYSERKRADLRKHNIGFVFQSFNLIDELTVFENVELPLIYTGVAAADRAKRVEEVLDKMQIMHRRNHYPQQLSGGQQQRVAIARAVVNKPKLILADEPTGNLDSSNGNEVMELLTDLNEQGTTIVMVTHSEHDARYSHRIIRLLDGHTVMENIMI, from the coding sequence ATGATAAAGATAACTGATCTCGAAAAGTTTTACCGTACTGAAGAAGTTGAAACGGTTGCGCTTAACAAGCTGTCGCTCGAAGTAAAAAAGGGTGAGTTTGTAGCCATCATGGGTCCGTCGGGCTGCGGCAAGTCAACCCTGCTGAACATCATCGGCATGCTGGATGACCCGGATGGCGGCAGCTACGTTTTTAACGGAACCGAGATTGCCCATTACAGCGAGCGTAAACGTGCCGATCTGCGTAAGCATAACATCGGTTTCGTTTTCCAGAGCTTTAACCTGATTGATGAATTAACGGTATTTGAAAACGTAGAACTTCCGTTGATCTACACGGGCGTAGCCGCGGCCGACCGCGCCAAGCGGGTTGAAGAAGTGCTGGACAAAATGCAGATTATGCACCGCCGTAACCACTACCCGCAACAGTTATCTGGCGGTCAGCAACAGCGTGTGGCCATTGCCCGCGCGGTGGTTAACAAACCTAAACTGATACTGGCGGATGAGCCTACCGGTAACCTCGACTCAAGCAACGGTAACGAGGTAATGGAGCTGTTAACTGATTTGAACGAACAAGGTACCACCATTGTAATGGTAACCCACTCCGAGCACGATGCGCGCTACAGCCACCGCATTATCCGCCTGCTGGATGGCCATACCGTAATGGAAAACATCATGATATAA
- a CDS encoding ABC transporter permease, protein MLKNYLKIAWRNLLKNKGFTFINIAGLTIGMASAALILLWVQNELSYDRFHDKKDRLYTMYNRAVFDGKLWCWNTTPKIMAKTLKADYPQVEESTHTTECTFLFTVGDKKLMERGYFTDQGFLNMFSFPLVKGERSKALVDNSSIVLTEKAAKKLFGSTDAAMGKTVKIDSNAYFTITAVMQDLPNNTRFRFEYLLPWSYSKKIGWDDEYWGNNSVQTYALLKPGVKYEAANARIKNITKSHSDQKDTEVFLHPVEKWRLYSKFENGVNTGGKISTVRLFAAIAGLILIIACINFMNLSTARSEKRAKEVGIRKVAGAPREFLIGQFLSESIFIALFAGVLALIIVQLSLSGFNQLTGKELFVPYTSVDFWIIFIGFIMLTGIIAGSYPAFYLSSFQPIKVLKGTFKAANALVAPRKVLVVIQFTVAILLIICTIIIKSQLQHGQSRDTGYKRDNLVYSYLSGDMGKHYNAIRNDMMASGAITGVTKTSAPITEGWSDSWGYSWPGKDPNARLDFNVFNVDADFTKTMGLKIIEGRDIDVKKYPTDSLAMLLNEAAVKIMGFKNPVGQIINNGDTKWHVVGVIKDFILQSPYEPVHPMVIQGPSSWFSIVHYKLNPARSTAANLKTIEQIFKKYNPDYPFEYTFVDEDYAKKFAEEQRVGTLATLFAGLTVFISCLGLFGLATYMAQNRIKEIGVRKVLGASVARITRLLSVDFLKLVLISFLVAAPLAWWGMTEWLKSYTYRINISIWVFVGAGVMSMLIAIATISYQAIKAAIANPVKSLRSE, encoded by the coding sequence ATGTTAAAAAATTACCTGAAAATAGCCTGGAGAAACCTGCTAAAAAATAAAGGCTTCACCTTTATAAACATTGCCGGCCTAACCATTGGTATGGCAAGTGCCGCGCTTATTTTGCTATGGGTGCAAAATGAGTTAAGCTACGATCGTTTTCATGATAAAAAGGATCGCCTGTATACCATGTATAACCGCGCGGTTTTTGATGGTAAACTTTGGTGCTGGAACACCACACCTAAAATAATGGCTAAAACCCTGAAGGCTGATTATCCGCAGGTTGAAGAGTCAACCCATACAACCGAGTGCACATTTTTATTCACCGTGGGCGATAAGAAACTGATGGAGAGGGGTTACTTTACCGATCAGGGGTTTTTAAACATGTTCAGCTTTCCGTTGGTAAAGGGTGAGCGCAGTAAGGCGCTGGTTGATAATTCATCCATTGTACTTACAGAAAAAGCCGCTAAGAAATTATTTGGAAGCACTGATGCTGCCATGGGCAAAACCGTTAAGATTGATAGTAACGCGTATTTTACCATTACCGCTGTTATGCAGGATCTGCCGAATAACACCCGCTTCCGGTTTGAGTATTTGCTGCCCTGGTCATACTCAAAGAAGATAGGCTGGGACGATGAATATTGGGGCAATAACTCCGTACAAACCTATGCTTTGTTAAAACCCGGCGTAAAATATGAGGCAGCAAACGCGCGTATAAAAAACATCACCAAATCGCACTCCGACCAAAAAGATACCGAAGTGTTTTTACACCCTGTTGAAAAATGGCGTTTATACTCAAAGTTTGAAAACGGCGTAAATACCGGCGGCAAAATAAGTACGGTGAGGCTGTTTGCGGCTATTGCCGGTTTAATATTAATTATAGCCTGTATTAATTTCATGAACCTGAGTACCGCCCGCAGCGAAAAACGGGCTAAAGAGGTAGGCATACGCAAAGTTGCCGGTGCGCCGAGGGAATTTTTGATAGGCCAATTCCTGTCAGAATCCATATTTATCGCCTTGTTCGCCGGCGTGCTGGCGCTCATTATCGTTCAGTTAAGTCTTTCGGGCTTTAACCAGTTAACGGGTAAGGAGCTTTTTGTGCCCTACACCAGCGTTGATTTCTGGATCATATTTATCGGTTTCATTATGCTTACCGGTATTATAGCGGGCAGCTATCCGGCTTTCTATCTATCCTCATTCCAGCCAATTAAAGTGCTTAAGGGTACTTTCAAGGCCGCCAATGCGTTGGTTGCGCCGCGTAAAGTTTTGGTAGTGATACAGTTTACCGTTGCTATTTTGCTAATCATCTGTACCATTATTATAAAAAGCCAGCTGCAGCATGGCCAGAGCCGCGATACCGGTTACAAGCGCGATAACCTGGTGTACAGCTACTTGAGCGGTGATATGGGTAAGCACTATAACGCCATCCGTAACGATATGATGGCCAGCGGCGCCATAACCGGCGTAACCAAAACCAGCGCGCCAATTACCGAGGGCTGGAGTGACAGCTGGGGCTATAGCTGGCCGGGTAAGGACCCGAACGCAAGGCTGGATTTCAATGTATTTAACGTTGATGCTGATTTTACCAAAACTATGGGCCTTAAAATTATAGAGGGCCGCGACATAGATGTGAAGAAATACCCGACGGACTCGTTGGCGATGTTGCTTAACGAAGCGGCCGTTAAAATAATGGGCTTTAAAAACCCGGTAGGGCAAATAATCAATAACGGAGATACCAAATGGCATGTGGTAGGCGTGATAAAAGATTTCATCCTGCAATCGCCTTATGAGCCGGTACACCCTATGGTTATACAAGGGCCAAGCTCATGGTTCAGTATTGTGCACTACAAACTTAATCCGGCACGCAGCACCGCTGCCAACCTGAAAACGATTGAGCAGATATTTAAGAAATATAATCCCGATTATCCGTTCGAGTACACCTTTGTGGATGAGGACTACGCCAAAAAATTCGCGGAAGAGCAGCGCGTGGGTACGCTGGCTACCTTATTTGCCGGGTTAACGGTATTTATATCATGCCTGGGTTTGTTTGGCCTGGCCACCTATATGGCGCAAAACCGTATCAAGGAGATCGGTGTCCGCAAGGTACTGGGCGCCTCGGTAGCACGTATTACGCGTTTACTGTCTGTAGATTTTTTGAAGTTGGTTCTGATATCATTCCTGGTGGCGGCGCCGTTGGCGTGGTGGGGCATGACAGAATGGTTGAAGAGCTATACCTACCGTATCAATATCAGCATCTGGGTTTTTGTTGGCGCTGGTGTAATGTCAATGTTGATAGCCATCGCCACCATTAGTTATCAGGCCATAAAAGCGGCCATTGCCAATCCGGTTAAAAGTTTACGTAGCGAATAA
- a CDS encoding YqaE/Pmp3 family membrane protein, translating into MRYFLCIIFPPLAVFTTGRLGAFILSIILTLFFWIPGVIHAILVTNDYYAAKRHRQLVRVMRYSRF; encoded by the coding sequence ATGCGTTACTTTCTTTGCATCATATTTCCGCCGCTTGCCGTGTTTACCACCGGCCGATTAGGCGCTTTTATACTCAGTATAATCCTTACCCTGTTCTTCTGGATACCGGGTGTTATACATGCCATACTGGTAACTAATGATTATTACGCTGCCAAAAGGCACCGCCAGCTGGTTAGGGTAATGCGGTACAGCAGGTTTTAA
- a CDS encoding HAMP domain-containing sensor histidine kinase — protein sequence MIFNRYEWRLVLRVLYLFAAVTATAFVLVKGQYPYLIITGPAVIYCVFSMISFQQKAQQEVNQFVESIHYRDFSRHFDVHRAPDELKPLRKGFNDINTTFKVISRERETQYYYLQKILELVDTGILSYEEETGETGWINEAFKNLLGIPYLKSVHSLEKREEALYKDIIKLKPGDSNIVTISRNQQLIKILVTASLLRSEGKLYKLLAFQNVSEALDETESKAWQKLLSVMTHEIMNSVAPISSLADTLKNRLKSPEIAGSPVSSQLEDLELGIDTIKKRSEGLLKFTESYRNLNKITRLDLEKVLVCDLFENLNNLMQPSLEKKNIELDIILRDLSLAIEVDVNLIEQVLINLLVNAIEAVKDQKEPVITLSAETTANNKIVLKISDNGIGMPPELLDKIFIPFFSTRKTGSGIGLSLCKQIMLLHKGSIKVQSVEGKGSAFLLQFN from the coding sequence ATGATATTTAACCGCTACGAATGGCGCCTGGTGCTGCGGGTATTGTACCTGTTTGCCGCAGTTACAGCAACGGCGTTTGTGCTGGTTAAAGGCCAGTACCCGTACCTGATAATTACCGGACCAGCGGTGATCTATTGTGTTTTCAGCATGATATCTTTCCAGCAAAAAGCGCAGCAGGAGGTAAATCAATTTGTTGAGTCGATACACTATCGTGATTTTTCGCGCCACTTTGATGTGCACCGCGCACCCGACGAGTTGAAACCCTTGCGCAAAGGCTTTAATGATATTAACACCACGTTCAAAGTAATCAGCCGCGAACGCGAAACCCAGTACTATTACCTGCAAAAGATACTGGAACTGGTTGATACGGGTATTCTGTCGTACGAAGAAGAAACCGGTGAAACCGGCTGGATAAACGAGGCTTTTAAAAATTTGCTGGGCATACCCTACCTTAAATCCGTACACTCCTTAGAAAAGCGAGAAGAAGCGCTTTATAAAGATATTATTAAACTAAAGCCGGGTGACAGTAACATTGTCACTATCAGCCGTAACCAGCAGCTGATTAAAATTTTGGTTACCGCGAGCTTGCTGCGCAGCGAGGGCAAGCTTTATAAACTACTTGCCTTTCAGAATGTAAGCGAGGCCCTGGACGAAACGGAATCAAAGGCCTGGCAAAAGCTGCTGAGCGTAATGACGCACGAGATCATGAATTCGGTTGCGCCCATATCATCATTGGCCGATACCCTGAAGAACCGCCTGAAAAGCCCGGAGATAGCAGGCAGCCCGGTAAGCAGCCAGTTAGAGGACTTGGAGCTGGGTATCGACACGATAAAAAAACGGAGTGAGGGCTTATTGAAGTTTACCGAGAGTTACCGTAACCTCAACAAAATTACCCGGCTCGACCTGGAAAAAGTATTGGTGTGCGACCTGTTTGAGAACCTGAACAACCTGATGCAGCCATCGCTGGAGAAAAAAAACATTGAGCTGGATATTATTCTGCGCGATCTGTCATTAGCCATTGAGGTGGATGTAAACCTGATAGAACAGGTGCTGATCAATCTGCTGGTAAACGCCATTGAAGCGGTTAAGGATCAGAAAGAGCCGGTGATCACGCTATCTGCCGAGACTACAGCCAATAATAAGATCGTGCTAAAAATATCTGATAACGGAATAGGCATGCCACCCGAACTGCTGGATAAAATATTCATCCCGTTTTTCAGCACGCGAAAAACGGGCAGCGGCATAGGGCTTAGCCTTTGTAAGCAAATTATGTTGCTGCACAAGGGCAGTATTAAGGTACAATCGGTTGAAGGCAAGGGTTCAGCATTTTTGCTGCAATTCAATTAA
- a CDS encoding ABC transporter permease — MFKNYLKIAWRNLVRNKGFAFTNLLGLTIGITCAMFIFLWVKDEVSFDKFNTGYSNIYQAVATRDFKNNVFTDENMVFPLATALKTGYPNIEQAAVTTQTQSNLFNLNNAKLKRDVLYVNEDFLNVFTWKFVKGNAAQALKDPSSIIITQSFAKAFFGDADAINKTLKMNNDQSVKVSAVVADPPGNSTVRFDALIPINYSSPQAKQDMNEWVNSSWRVYIKVKEGTTEAEVSRIINGVMKKHNPNEKVSTYFAYPMSKWHLYHDFKDGKNVGGMIEYVRLFSIIALVILLIACVNFMNLSTARSEKRAKEVGIRKTLGSDKKQLVIQFFAESMILSLIAFVLSVILVIALMPMFNQLVDKQLLLNIGEPQLWLGALIIILFTGITAGSYPALYLSSFNPVKVLKGSIQVGKGAVTPRRVLVVGQFVMSILLISSTIIIYQQIQHVKNRDAGYNANNLIMLPSTGSTNRNYDVIKNELMQTGMIKAVNRTFSPVTNIWWLSGGPDYAGKPAGEQIIFSGMYTDVNFSKTLGVKVLQGRDFDGTPADSSNMLLNKSAVAAMGLKNPVGMKMNYGPNVYTVIGITDDIVMTSPYESVRPMMTYYRSGNNNNLNMINIRLNDGVQPKKALASIKSVYNKYSPDDLFEYQFADQEYGAKFYTEELISRITNIFAGLAIFICCLGLAGLASFTIEKRFREIGIRKVLGASVKQVIMLISTEFLKLVGLAFIIAVPVTWYLMHNWLQKYAYHVDMSIWVFGFVGLCILLLTLVVVSLNTLKAATSNPVKSLRSE, encoded by the coding sequence ATGTTCAAAAACTACCTTAAAATAGCCTGGCGAAACCTTGTGCGCAACAAGGGGTTCGCTTTTACCAATTTGTTGGGCCTCACCATAGGTATAACCTGTGCCATGTTTATTTTTTTATGGGTGAAGGATGAGGTATCATTCGATAAATTTAATACCGGCTACAGCAATATTTACCAGGCCGTGGCCACGCGCGATTTCAAGAACAACGTTTTCACTGATGAAAATATGGTTTTCCCGCTGGCTACTGCGCTTAAAACAGGTTACCCTAATATTGAGCAGGCGGCGGTTACTACCCAAACCCAAAGCAACCTCTTTAACCTGAACAACGCCAAGCTAAAGCGTGATGTATTATATGTGAACGAGGATTTTTTAAATGTATTTACGTGGAAGTTTGTAAAAGGTAATGCCGCGCAGGCACTTAAGGATCCCTCATCAATCATTATCACGCAATCATTCGCCAAGGCATTTTTTGGCGATGCTGACGCGATCAACAAAACATTGAAAATGAACAACGATCAGTCGGTAAAGGTAAGCGCGGTTGTAGCAGATCCTCCAGGCAATTCAACCGTACGTTTTGATGCTTTGATACCGATCAACTATTCTTCGCCGCAGGCCAAGCAGGATATGAATGAATGGGTAAATTCATCGTGGCGTGTATATATTAAAGTAAAAGAGGGCACTACCGAAGCTGAAGTTAGCCGCATTATAAATGGGGTGATGAAAAAGCATAATCCTAATGAAAAGGTAAGCACCTACTTCGCGTATCCTATGAGCAAATGGCACCTGTACCACGATTTTAAGGACGGTAAAAACGTAGGTGGCATGATAGAATATGTACGCCTGTTTTCCATCATCGCGCTGGTTATTTTGCTTATTGCTTGCGTAAACTTCATGAATCTGAGCACCGCCCGTAGCGAGAAACGGGCGAAGGAAGTAGGCATCCGTAAAACCTTAGGGTCTGATAAAAAACAACTTGTAATTCAGTTTTTTGCTGAATCGATGATATTGTCGTTGATCGCTTTTGTGCTTTCGGTAATCCTGGTGATAGCGCTGATGCCGATGTTTAACCAGCTTGTAGATAAGCAGCTTTTATTAAATATCGGCGAACCGCAGCTCTGGCTGGGCGCTTTAATTATTATTTTATTCACCGGTATTACCGCAGGTAGTTACCCGGCGCTTTACCTGTCATCATTTAACCCGGTTAAGGTATTAAAAGGCAGTATACAGGTAGGCAAGGGGGCGGTAACGCCGCGCAGGGTACTGGTGGTAGGGCAGTTTGTAATGTCGATACTGTTGATATCATCAACCATTATTATTTACCAGCAAATACAGCACGTTAAGAACCGCGACGCCGGTTACAACGCTAACAACCTGATCATGTTGCCGAGCACCGGCTCAACAAACCGCAACTATGATGTAATTAAGAACGAGCTGATGCAAACCGGCATGATAAAGGCCGTTAACCGTACGTTTTCGCCTGTTACAAATATTTGGTGGTTATCTGGCGGACCTGACTATGCAGGCAAACCGGCGGGCGAGCAGATCATTTTTTCAGGCATGTACACTGATGTTAATTTCAGTAAAACGCTTGGGGTTAAAGTACTCCAGGGCCGTGATTTTGATGGTACGCCGGCCGACTCATCAAACATGCTGCTAAACAAATCGGCTGTAGCAGCAATGGGCCTTAAAAATCCGGTAGGGATGAAAATGAACTATGGCCCTAACGTATACACCGTTATCGGTATTACCGATGATATTGTGATGACCTCGCCTTATGAAAGCGTAAGGCCGATGATGACTTATTATCGCAGCGGCAATAACAATAATTTGAATATGATTAACATCAGGCTAAATGATGGCGTACAGCCTAAAAAGGCGTTGGCTTCCATCAAGTCTGTTTATAATAAATATAGTCCTGACGACTTATTTGAGTACCAGTTTGCCGACCAGGAGTACGGAGCCAAGTTTTATACCGAGGAACTCATTAGCCGCATTACCAACATATTTGCCGGGCTGGCCATATTTATTTGCTGCCTTGGTTTAGCCGGACTGGCATCATTCACTATCGAAAAACGTTTCCGTGAGATTGGTATACGCAAGGTGCTGGGCGCATCGGTAAAACAGGTGATCATGCTGATATCAACCGAGTTTTTAAAACTGGTTGGGTTGGCTTTCATAATCGCCGTGCCCGTAACCTGGTACCTGATGCACAACTGGCTGCAAAAGTATGCTTATCATGTTGATATGAGCATATGGGTATTTGGCTTTGTAGGCCTGTGCATACTGCTGCTCACATTGGTGGTAGTATCATTAAACACCTTAAAGGCGGCAACAAGCAACCCTGTTAAAAGCCTGCGAAGCGAGTAA